The following coding sequences are from one Trichoplusia ni isolate ovarian cell line Hi5 chromosome 15, tn1, whole genome shotgun sequence window:
- the LOC113501504 gene encoding uncharacterized protein LOC113501504 isoform X1 produces MSTDNCLVKAIYSFKGKNNDELCFKKGDIITVTQKEEGGWWEGTLGETTGWFPSNYVTEYKDPTGSVTTSPIRAASEIQAFRNVVLKDIIDSEKAHVAEMQGLVSNFLQPLEKSDMLTRDEFRQLTGNINEVLQVHEQFLALLDECATKTGPDQRVGGLFLQWAPKIKTVHQTYCSGHPKAVCILDKYKEELNTWMEEAGAVCPGVLVLTAGLSKPFRRLGKYPAMLQELARHVHEAHPDRGDTHRASVVYKDIASGCAALRRQKELELQVVTGEVRGWPGGELASLGDVLHMGSVAVGPSHQDRYLVLFPSALLLLSVSKRVSAFVYEGCLPLTGITVSKLEDTETRKNAFEIGGPMIDTIVAVCQTRAEADNWVSLLQKHSNTSSPAHEPGQPQSLPHLTRSPSEGALSSINSSRRSLYHVTLPPPSYPSASPYYSLTKYFARLVKKKVITRQMLRKLLHERTWAKAFELTGLPVRRRHKNHIRLKIEDDGTIGADTEYSDSDESDKDTDGTESYTSSSCTDAEAFNCSKILRQNAMDSPRTISSCSSWGSNFGYVRYFDNSSDMHLGENPSIARVDCTRNIFEGITGSKQNHNTINTIDSGQQYHRVSRGGTNNLHPLALHSESTENSSFEARTYMACEDLVNMDQNTQIDILGSDEKDFIPTRRSFPNISAKNEAVPKLWKSTEENYTHETDEYDQTLPSDVLQHLDPPASPKLNHSPIESIIIDPPPMFRNEEENMKIINVNLNTNVPFRKHSLNSDKRLRRSMSRSMVETENYNRKEDARNQRMSSQSENHKSHRKCECCNRSVCPSPRSSDSGVVGSCNLASPELNMHEYQGSGNTGNESDAHDKSSNPSKCSLTNLSQGSFDADHRKKVTLSEIEAAAFEDQCRCTSPFGSTARTSCVTSVTSENSLDVMDSSNMNVTSTYAAAPLVTSTQIKRTSIRRNIERYVPEIRLKPEPPPRVYRKPSTHLEIPKNVRQPLPCQWSTLNITERSKPSLHYHMRIYRETSDNDYTERQSRAQAPRNRDVFGKESTSVDPNYSQVRKTRSRSEDLSKVQKGLAEAQSGFVVYRSDLYAHWWMKAKLPITVVTDSDGHERQQ; encoded by the exons ATGTCTACGGATAATTGCTTGGTGAAAGCGATATATTCTTTTAAGGGTAAAAACAATGACGAGCTATGTTTCAAGAAAGGTGATATTATTACTGTTACCCAAAAGGAGGAAGGAGGATGGTGGGAGGGGACTTTGGGTGAAACTACAGGCTGGTTCCCCAGCAACTATGTGACTGAGTATAAAG ATCCTACAGGTTCTGTTACAACTTCACCTATAAGGGCAGCATCAGAAATACAAGCATTTAGAAATGTTGTTCTCAAAGATATCATAGATTCTGAAAAGGCTCATGTTGCTGAGATGCAAGGCCTTGTCAGCAATTTTTTACAACCCTTGGAAAAAAGTGATAT GCTAACCAGGGATGAATTCAGGCAGTTAACTGGTAATATAAATGAGGTGCTACAAGTTCATGAGCAGTTCCTTGCTTTGTTGGATGAGTGTGCTACAAAGACTGGCCCTGACCAGAGAGTAGGTGGTCTATTTTTACAATGGGCCCCAAAAATAAAGACTGTTCATCAAACATACTGCTCCGGTCATCCTAAAGCTGTTTGCATTCTTGATAAGTACAA GGAAGAGCTAAATACATGGATGGAGGAAGCTGGTGCTGTTTGCCCTGGTGTGCTTGTGTTAACAGCAGGTCTATCTAAGCCTTTCCGGAGATTAGGAAAGTATCCGGCTATGTTACAAGAACTGGCCAGGCATGTCCATGAAGCCCACCCCGATAGAGGAGACACTCACAGAGCATCTGTTGTTTACAAGGATATTGCT AGTGGTTGTGCGGCGTTACGGCGACAAAAAGAACTGGAGCTTCAAGTGGTCACTGGCGAGGTTCGCGGCTGGCCTGGTGGTGAACTTGCGTCTCTGGGCGACGTGTTACATATGGGTAGTGTAGCTGTGGGCCCCTCACATCAAGACCGCTACCTCGTACTATTTCCTTCGGCGCTACTTTTACTTTCAGTCAGCAAAAGAGTTTCGGCTTTTGTTTATGaa GGATGTCTACCTCTGACTGGTATCACAGTCTCGAAATTGGAAGATACAGAAACCAGAAAAAATGCATTTGAAATAGGTGGTCCGATGATAGACACAATTGTCGCTGTATGTCAGACAAGAGCTGAGGCTGATAATTGGGTGAGCCTGTTGCAAAAGCACTCAAACACCAGCAGCCCTGCTCATGAGCCTGGCCAGCCGCAATCTTTACCTCAT CTGACCCGCTCTCCTTCTGAAGGGGCGTTGTCTAGCATCAACTCTAGTCGCCGCAGCCTTTATCACGTGACACTACCGCCGCCTAGCTACCCTTCTGCATCACCTTACTATTCATTGACCAAATACTTCGCGAGGCTCGTTAAGAAAAAAGTTATCACGAGACAAATGTTGCGAAAACTTTTACATGAAAGGACCTGGGCTAAAGCTTTCGAATTAACTGGGTTGCCTGTGAGAAGGAGACACAAAAATCATATCCGTCTTAAAATAGAAGATGATGGTACAATAGGTGCAGATACAGAATACTCTGATAGCGATGAGAGTGATAAAGATACAGACGGAACTGAGTCGTATACGAGCTCAAGTTGTACTGACGCTGAGGCGTTTAACTGCTCCAAGATATTAAGGCAAAATGCCATGGACAGTCCACGAACAATATCGTCATGTAGCAGCTGGGGTAGCAATTTCGGTTATGTACGCTATTTCGATAACTCTTCTGATATGCATTTGGGTGAAAATCCATCGATAGCCAGAGTCGACTGTACTCGTAACATATTCGAGGGCATCACTGGCAGCAAACAAAACCACAACACTATTAACACTATTGACAGTGGCCAACAATATCACCGGGTCTCTAGGGGAGGTACTAATAATTTGCATCCGCTTGCTTTACATTCCGAAAGTACGGAAAATTCTAGTTTCGAAGCTAGAACGTACATGGCCTGCGAAGATTTAGTTAATATGGATCAAAATACTCAAATCGATATACTTGGAAGTgatgaaaaagattttatacCAACAAGGAGGAGTTTTCCTAATATTAGTGCAAAAAACGAAGCCGTCCCAAAGCTTTGGAAATCCACGGAAGAGAATTATACACATGAAACAGACGAGTACGACCAAACTTTGCCATCAGATGTATTACAACATTTAGATCCACCAGCGTCGCCTAAACTTAATCATAGTCCTATAGAGTCTATTATCATAGATCCACCACCGATGTTTAGAAACGAGGAAGAAAACATGAAGATCATCAACGTGAATCTTAACACTAACGTGCCTTTCCGAAAACATTCGCTAAACTCTGACAAAAGGTTAAGGCGATCGATGTCCAGGTCCATGGTAGAGACTGAGAATTACAACAGAAAAGAAGACGCTAGGAATCAAAGAATGAGTTCTCAGTCTGAAAACCACAAGTCGCATAGAAAGTGCGAATGTTGTAATAGGTCTGTGTGCCCCAGTCCGCGATCATCCGATTCAGGTGTTGTGGGAAGCTGCAATCTAGCGTCACCGGAATTAAACATGCACGAATATCAGGGCTCTGGCAATACAGGGAACGAATCAGACGCACATGACAAAAGTTCAAACCCATCAAAATGCTCCTTGACTAATTTATCTCAAGGTAGTTTTGATGCCGATCATCGGAAGAAAGTAACTCTGTCAGAAATAGAAGCTGCTGCCTTTGAGGATCAATGCAGATGTACTTCGCCCTTCGGATCCACTGCGAGGACGTCTTGTGTCACGAGCGTAACGTCAGAAAATAGTCTAGACGTCATGGACTCGTCCAATATGAATGTGACATCGACGTATGCCGCGGCACCACTAGTAACATCGACTCAAATCAAACGCACGTCCATAAGGAGAAACATAGAACGTTATGTACCAGAGATCAGGCTAAAACCAGAACCTCCGCCGAGAGTATACAGAAAGCCAAGCACTCATTTGGAAATACCTAAAAATGTTCGTCAACCGCTGCCGTGCCAGTGGAGTACTCTGAATATAACAGAACGATCAAAGCCTAGCTTGCATTACCacatgcgtatttatcgagagACTTCTGATAACGACTATACTGAAAGGCAATCCCGAGCTCAAGCGCCTCGGAATCGCGATGTATTTGGCAAAGAAAGTACAAGTGTAGACCCAAATTATTCGCAAGTGCGAAAAACGAGATCACGCAGTGAGGACTTGTCAAAAGTGCAGAAGGGTTTAGCTGAAGCCCAATCTGGTTTTGTGGTGTATCGTTCCGATTTGTACGCACACTGGTGGATGAAAGCAAAGTTACCCATTACCGTGGTCACCGACTCAG ATGGCCATGAGCGACAGCAATAA
- the LOC113501504 gene encoding rho guanine nucleotide exchange factor 7 isoform X2, which translates to MSTDNCLVKAIYSFKGKNNDELCFKKGDIITVTQKEEGGWWEGTLGETTGWFPSNYVTEYKDPTGSVTTSPIRAASEIQAFRNVVLKDIIDSEKAHVAEMQGLVSNFLQPLEKSDMLTRDEFRQLTGNINEVLQVHEQFLALLDECATKTGPDQRVGGLFLQWAPKIKTVHQTYCSGHPKAVCILDKYKEELNTWMEEAGAVCPGVLVLTAGLSKPFRRLGKYPAMLQELARHVHEAHPDRGDTHRASVVYKDIASGCAALRRQKELELQVVTGEVRGWPGGELASLGDVLHMGSVAVGPSHQDRYLVLFPSALLLLSVSKRVSAFVYEGCLPLTGITVSKLEDTETRKNAFEIGGPMIDTIVAVCQTRAEADNWVSLLQKHSNTSSPAHEPGQPQSLPHMAMSDSNNSDLSSGLTNHKRSHSFNNHQSYTQHTQQTQKNKQKNQSARWLLNSCDSLDQSPAKPNKTPIGKKFSSVDFIDTAGSNYSNKGWSITCLRPAPPLRPQSFTVGSDENIGPTHPYAPHQRKSNSYEEDALILKVIEAYCTSARCRNAVSSECDDENPSIEALVRSPSLPIHSSSAQGSPSLWTIVMRLQNEVKTLKMEVKNLQLQLSEEKHDRTLAVATLQSRNILMDAKESKC; encoded by the exons ATGTCTACGGATAATTGCTTGGTGAAAGCGATATATTCTTTTAAGGGTAAAAACAATGACGAGCTATGTTTCAAGAAAGGTGATATTATTACTGTTACCCAAAAGGAGGAAGGAGGATGGTGGGAGGGGACTTTGGGTGAAACTACAGGCTGGTTCCCCAGCAACTATGTGACTGAGTATAAAG ATCCTACAGGTTCTGTTACAACTTCACCTATAAGGGCAGCATCAGAAATACAAGCATTTAGAAATGTTGTTCTCAAAGATATCATAGATTCTGAAAAGGCTCATGTTGCTGAGATGCAAGGCCTTGTCAGCAATTTTTTACAACCCTTGGAAAAAAGTGATAT GCTAACCAGGGATGAATTCAGGCAGTTAACTGGTAATATAAATGAGGTGCTACAAGTTCATGAGCAGTTCCTTGCTTTGTTGGATGAGTGTGCTACAAAGACTGGCCCTGACCAGAGAGTAGGTGGTCTATTTTTACAATGGGCCCCAAAAATAAAGACTGTTCATCAAACATACTGCTCCGGTCATCCTAAAGCTGTTTGCATTCTTGATAAGTACAA GGAAGAGCTAAATACATGGATGGAGGAAGCTGGTGCTGTTTGCCCTGGTGTGCTTGTGTTAACAGCAGGTCTATCTAAGCCTTTCCGGAGATTAGGAAAGTATCCGGCTATGTTACAAGAACTGGCCAGGCATGTCCATGAAGCCCACCCCGATAGAGGAGACACTCACAGAGCATCTGTTGTTTACAAGGATATTGCT AGTGGTTGTGCGGCGTTACGGCGACAAAAAGAACTGGAGCTTCAAGTGGTCACTGGCGAGGTTCGCGGCTGGCCTGGTGGTGAACTTGCGTCTCTGGGCGACGTGTTACATATGGGTAGTGTAGCTGTGGGCCCCTCACATCAAGACCGCTACCTCGTACTATTTCCTTCGGCGCTACTTTTACTTTCAGTCAGCAAAAGAGTTTCGGCTTTTGTTTATGaa GGATGTCTACCTCTGACTGGTATCACAGTCTCGAAATTGGAAGATACAGAAACCAGAAAAAATGCATTTGAAATAGGTGGTCCGATGATAGACACAATTGTCGCTGTATGTCAGACAAGAGCTGAGGCTGATAATTGGGTGAGCCTGTTGCAAAAGCACTCAAACACCAGCAGCCCTGCTCATGAGCCTGGCCAGCCGCAATCTTTACCTCAT ATGGCCATGAGCGACAGCAATAATTCTGATTTATCTTCTGGTCTAACAAACCACAAAAGATCCCATTCATTCAACAATCATCAAAGCTACACACAACATACGCaacaaacgcaaaaaaataaacaaaagaatcagTCCGCGCGATGGCTATTAAACTCGTGCGATTCTCTTGACCAATCACCAGCGAAGCCAAATAAAACTCCTATCGGGAAAAAGTTTTCATCTGTTGACTTTATTGACACTGCTGGCTCAAACTACAGCAATAAAG GTTGGAGCATAACATGTTTACGGCCAGCGCCGCCACTCAGGCCGCAATCATTCACTGTTGGTTCGGACGAAAACATTGGACCGACGCACCCATATGCGCCGCATCAACGAAAGTCAAACTCTTACGAAGAAGACGCCTTGATATTGAAAGTTATCGAGGCGTATTGCACGTCGGCGCGGTGTAGGAATGCTGTTAGTTCAG AATGTGACGACGAGAATCCATCAATAGAGGCTTTGGTGAGATCACCGTCGCTGCCGATACACTCTAGTTCGGCGCAGGGCTCGCCGAGCTTATGGACCATAGTCATGCGGCTGCAGAACGAAGTCAAAACATTGAAAATGGAAGTCAAGAACTTACAGCTACAGCTGAGTGAAGAAAAACACGACCGAACCCTTGCCGTCGCCACTCTACAgtcaagaaatatattaatggACGCTAAAGAAAGTAAATGTTAA